In Capsicum annuum cultivar UCD-10X-F1 chromosome 11, UCD10Xv1.1, whole genome shotgun sequence, one genomic interval encodes:
- the LOC124888809 gene encoding uncharacterized protein LOC124888809: MQSGNLDYAPGDVVISYLMNSRENVNPTIINSDVRVLMYMIDVDADGIRPILRIHVDERSVEGLVNSSERPPPRRVVDNDFSNYENDDNQPINTEDDPMHMKEVSSNSQDDEEDRGTGSQPRHCFNNGANFHLDQIFAYKKELKILLNAAAYVGLNTCGVEHATQRHKRLSSKLISSLCVNYFRDGKGPSINEIQRIVFKELQCHARYWMCWKGSAITKNIIRGTPEHGYACLPAFSYMVELLNPRFSYSIMVNQINGAFVYYFLAFGACIRGYAHMKKVITIDGTHLYGKYRGLLLSAVAQDTENHIFPIAFYVVDKENDTYWTFIFQKLKSIIEDELDLCVISDRHISIANAFFRFIVVLTMDFA, from the exons ATGCAGAGCGGGAATCTAGATTATGCGCCGGGtgacgtggtgattagttatctaatgaatTCGAGGGAAAACGTGAATCCTACAATCATAAATAGTGATGTACGTGTGTTGATGTACATGATAGATGTCGATGCAGATGGCATCAGGCCTATTTTAAGGATACATGTAGATGAGAGGTCCGTCGAAGGACTGGTAAATTCATCAGAACGCCCACCTCCGCGCCGGGTAGTCGACAATGATTTCAGTAATTACGAGAATGATGATAATCAACCTATTAATACAGAAGATGATCCTATGCATATGAAAGAGGTTTCATCGAACTCGCAAGACGATGAAGAAGACCGTGGAACGGGATCACAACCGAGACATTGCTTCAACAACGGAGCTAATTTCCATCTCGATCAAATATTCGCCTACAAGAAAGAGCTCAAAATTCTACTAAACGCAGCAGCG tatgtcgggtTGAATACGTGCGGTGTTGAACACGCCACCCAAAGGCATAAGAGATTGTCCTCCAAATTAATTTCTTCACTATGCGTAAATTATTTtcgggatggtaagggtccaagcataaacGAAATACAAAGGATTGTGTTCAAGGAGTTGCAATGCCACGCAcgctattggatgtgttggaaaggaagtgcAATTACAAAGAACATCATTCGCGGGACACCAGAGCACGGATATGCTTGCTTGCCAGCTTTTTCCTACATGGTGGAGTTGTTGAATCCAAGGTTTTCCTACTCTATTATGGTAAACCAGATTAATGGAGCGTTCGTTTACTATTTCTTAGCATTCGGAGCTTGCATACGGGGATATGCCCACATGAAAAAGGTAATTACCATCGatggcacacatttgtatggAAAGTACAGGGGCCTGTTGCTGAGTGCAGTTGCACAGGACACAGAAAATCATATCTTTCCAATTGCCTTTTATGTTGTCGATAAAGAGAACGATACTTATTGGACCTTCATCTTCCAAAAGTtgaagtctatcatagaagatgaactagatctatgtgtcatctccgACAGGCACATCAGCATTGCCAATGCTTTCTTCCGATTTATAGTCGTGCTCACcatggactttgcatga